Part of the Candidatus Binataceae bacterium genome is shown below.
CGGCGGTCTGGAAATGCGTGCGCTCACGCCCGAGGAGATGGGCGATCCAGCCGCCGCGGTGATCGGTGGACGCGACCGCGCAGCATTTCCCGAATTCTACCACGAATATGACGGCCGAGTGCTGCGCAACACCATGATCGCGGTGCGACCGGTGGTCACCGGCCCGCTCAGTTATCGAGGACAGGCCGAGCTGCAGCGTGATATCGCCAATCTTAAGGCTGGCCTGGGCGGAATTGATGCGCGCGGTTTTCTGCCGGTAGTGGCGCCCGCCAGTGCGATGCCCAACGCCAAGGTCGAATACTATCGCGATGAAGAAAGCTTTCTGTTTGCCCTAGCCGAAGCCTTGCGCCAGGAGTATCGCGCGATCATCGAGGCCGGCCTTTATTTGCAAGTAGATGACGCCTTTTTGCCCTTCATGTACGAAAAGCTGGTGCCCCCCATGACCCTGGCCCAGTACCGCCAATGGGCCGAGATGCGCATCGCGGCGCTCAATCGCGCACTGGAGGGGTTGCCGCTGGAGCGCACTCGCTACCACATCTGTTGGGGAAGCTGGAACGGACCCCACATGTTCGATATTCCGCTCAAGGAGATTATAGATCTGGTGCTCAAGGTCAGGGTCGGCGGCTTCAGCTTCGAGGCCGCCAATCCTCGTCACGAGCATGAATGGCAGGTGTGGAAAGCGGTCAAGCTGCAACCTGGCCAATACATAATTCCGGGGGTGGTTACCCACTCCACCAACATCGTGGAGCATCCCGAGCTGGTGGCCGAGCGTCTGCTTCGCTTCGCCGGATGCGTGGGAGGTGAAAATCTAATGGCAGGGACCGATTGTGGCTTTTCCCAAAGCCCGCTGGCCGGCCGCGTCCATCGCACGATAATGTGGGCCAAGCTCAGGGCCCTGGCCGAAGGCGCGCGGCTAGCTTCGCACAAGCTGTGGAGCTGATTGCCCCGAGCGACTCAGCCCCAGCCGTGCTTGAGCGGCGCAGCGTACTCCAGCAAGGTGATGCGCTCGGTGATCTTCCAATTGTCCGCGACCCGGCGCAGGCGATCGAAGAAGCGGCCGGACTGGGTGACCGAGCCACCGTCAAACTCCAGTGCCGCGCTCCAGTAGCATTTGCAGCTTGCCTCGTCGCCGTTGATCTCGATGATGTGGTTGCTGTTGGTATGGCGCAAAAAGGTGAAATCGCGGTTGAGCGCGCGCCGATGGTACTCCACGATCGCGCCGCGTCCCTGGCAGCGCTGGGTCTGTTCGCCGGGATGGCGAATTTCCAGGGTGCAGGCGTCGTCGAAAAGTTCGCCCAAAATGGCTACGTCGCGGGCGTCCACGGCATAGCAATAGCGGTAGAGCAGCTCGCGGATCTGCTCGCGATCGCGTAACTGGCGCAGTAATCTTGCTTCTTCGCCTTCCATCCAGGTCTCCTCGCCGGGCACGCGCCCGTGAAGCTTGGGGCGGGCCGCACCAACCAGTCAACGCGCCGCCCTCGCGCGTAGGCCTGCGCTTGATGATAAAGATTGCATCGTGAATAGTGCAAGTATCGACCATTGGGCCGGGCTGCGCCAGCACGCCTGGCTGCGCCAGCCGCGTCGCGCCGAGGGTGCGGTGGCGCAGTTGGTGGCCGAGCCTGCCGGGGCACAGGAATTGGCCGCGCTGGTG
Proteins encoded:
- a CDS encoding cobalamin-independent methionine synthase II family protein, with protein sequence MAKSLQHITVTHVGSLVRPPALIEFLEKIDRGEAYDEAAYQECLRSSIAEAVRLQAEAGVEIVSDGEYGKTVNWAFYVHHRLGGLEMRALTPEEMGDPAAAVIGGRDRAAFPEFYHEYDGRVLRNTMIAVRPVVTGPLSYRGQAELQRDIANLKAGLGGIDARGFLPVVAPASAMPNAKVEYYRDEESFLFALAEALRQEYRAIIEAGLYLQVDDAFLPFMYEKLVPPMTLAQYRQWAEMRIAALNRALEGLPLERTRYHICWGSWNGPHMFDIPLKEIIDLVLKVRVGGFSFEAANPRHEHEWQVWKAVKLQPGQYIIPGVVTHSTNIVEHPELVAERLLRFAGCVGGENLMAGTDCGFSQSPLAGRVHRTIMWAKLRALAEGARLASHKLWS
- a CDS encoding nuclear transport factor 2 family protein; the protein is MEGEEARLLRQLRDREQIRELLYRYCYAVDARDVAILGELFDDACTLEIRHPGEQTQRCQGRGAIVEYHRRALNRDFTFLRHTNSNHIIEINGDEASCKCYWSAALEFDGGSVTQSGRFFDRLRRVADNWKITERITLLEYAAPLKHGWG